In Candidatus Methylomirabilis sp., a single window of DNA contains:
- a CDS encoding NADH-quinone oxidoreductase subunit A — protein AFFLLVGVLFVIVNIDVLSRLIRPSAPNPDKLSTYECGEEPIGQGWIRFHVRYYLYALIFIVFAVEVVFLFPWAVVFKSLGLFAFIEMMIFIAILLVGFAYAWAKGALEWV, from the coding sequence GCCTTCTTCCTCCTGGTCGGGGTGCTCTTCGTCATCGTCAACATTGACGTGCTGAGCCGGCTCATCCGGCCCTCCGCTCCGAACCCGGATAAGCTCTCGACCTACGAGTGCGGGGAGGAGCCGATCGGGCAGGGCTGGATCCGCTTCCACGTCCGGTACTACCTGTATGCGCTCATCTTCATCGTCTTCGCAGTGGAGGTGGTCTTCCTCTTCCCGTGGGCCGTGGTCTTCAAGTCCCTCGGGCTGTTCGCCTTCATCGAGATGATGATCTTCATCGCGATCCTGCTCGTCGGCTTCGCCTACGCCTGGGCGAAGGGGGCGCTGGAATGGGTGTGA
- a CDS encoding NADH-quinone oxidoreductase subunit B family protein: protein MGVIQNLPPGLLTTSLDWLFNWARKSSPWPMTFGLACCAIEMMATGASRFDLDRLGAGVFRPSPRQSDVMIVAGTVTEKMAPRIKLLYEQMPEPKWVIAMGACAISGGPFYYEGYHVVKGVDQVVPVDVYVPGCPPRPEALIYGVLKLQEKIAQMTIGRPEPAAAKA, encoded by the coding sequence ATGGGTGTGATCCAGAACCTCCCCCCCGGCCTCCTCACCACCTCCCTGGATTGGCTCTTCAACTGGGCCCGGAAGTCCTCCCCCTGGCCCATGACCTTCGGGCTCGCCTGCTGTGCCATCGAGATGATGGCCACCGGGGCCTCCCGCTTCGACCTCGACCGGCTCGGGGCCGGGGTCTTCCGCCCCTCCCCCCGCCAATCCGACGTCATGATCGTGGCCGGGACCGTCACCGAGAAGATGGCCCCCCGGATCAAGCTCCTCTACGAGCAGATGCCCGAGCCCAAGTGGGTCATCGCCATGGGGGCCTGCGCCATCTCCGGGGGCCCCTTCTACTACGAGGGCTACCACGTGGTGAAGGGGGTGGACCAGGTCGTCCCGGTGGACGTCTACGTCCCCGGCTGCCCCCCCCGCCCCGAGGCCCTGATCTACGGCGTGCTCAAGCTCCAGGAGAAGATCGCGCAGATGACGATCGGCCGGCCCGAGCCGGCGGCGGCGAAGGCCTAG